The Festucalex cinctus isolate MCC-2025b chromosome 6, RoL_Fcin_1.0, whole genome shotgun sequence genomic sequence gAAAAAGCCTCTGATATCAACTTAATTTGTGGTAGGTGTTTGTTGTATTTGtcgtgagtttgaatgtgattctgaacacagccgCGTCTACAGTTTTGAGAGGGTATGCGCAGcagtgcaaccacattatctcagttgtttattttcaatTCCTCTTGGAAAAGTTttgttctaaatttgagttgtaACTTATAGGTCATGATATTGACCAAATTATATGAAagaaggggtgtgtagactttttatatccactctaAGGGCATGTCACACATGAAAGCACCACACAGAAAGATCCAAGCTGGGGTCTGAACCCAGAATCTGATCTCGTTGTATTTTGGAGGTGGCTGGATAAAGTGCATGTTTGCAAGTCTAGTCATTCAATGcatgtttgattttgatttacAGAAATGCAACATTTGAGTCAAAATGCTGTACTGTGAAATGCTACAATTCAACCATTAGGTGTTCACTAAATGAGCTTATCGTCTATTCCTACAGCGAACCCTCCCTCCATGAAGAGGCTCGGTTCTGTTTGTAAAAATGATCCTGCCCCGAAAAGGCCTCCAACTCCACTAGAGGATAAAGAGGACGAGTCAGAGGTAACAACAAGACTTGAGGAAAATGTGAGAACACATTCCAACAGACAAATAAGGGTCCTCATGCATGTGTTGATTGTGATTTCTGAGGCCAGCTCATTTCTCCTCTAAAACTGCATGCTTTACTTTTCAGGTCAGCCATGTCATTAGTAGATGAATTGACTAAACTCAATCTTTGTCcaatatttgtgtatatataggAGGTTTGAAATAATGTTATGTGCTTTTTGTGGGTAATATCATTCACTCTGTAAAACACAAAATCCCATCCTTCCTTTTCAGTatacaaatacagtatgtatttaATATGTCCCTGTTCTCTGTGAGGTGAACAGCAGTAGTAGTCCATAAAGATAGCTTGTGTATCCTGTCTCTCTTCTCTTTGGCATGCCATCATCTACTTTCCTCCATCCCACACTCCCCTGTACTGGTGTCGTCATTTCTTCAGGTGGAAATCCATTCCACTCCCTCTTCGTGTACTTCCCCCTCCCCCAATCTGACCCCCCCTCCACTCTCTGTTCCTGAGCCTAGGCAGTAATGGGTGGTGGGGGGCTAAGAGATGAAAGTAAAACAGATAGGTTAGTCTTTTTAACcagttcttgtacataatataGTGGCGTTGTATTTCCCTAACACTGTGTGGCATGCTTTGGATAGGTTGCTGCTAACCACTAATCTCCTCTACCCTAATTTAAAAACCTTCGTGTAGTACTGGAAATTCGACCTTCATAAAGTAAATTTAAAACTACCATTACTAAGTggtgtgatttttgttttgtttttataactcATATTAAACTCATTACATTAGGATAAGTGTATTTCATATTGATTAAGGATGTTTAAATTTCAGTAAGTGTTGTtcttttacttttgaaatgataATGCTGTTTGATGAAGCTGTAGATGTTTCAGGAAGTTGATGTAGCGAGGTAAACACAATGAACAATCCACATCCTCAAATCCTGACTCCATGTTTGATCTTCCCCTCCTTCATTACTCTGCATCTCCCCCCTCTACCCCTCCCCTGGCGTCTCCTCCTTGTCCTCTGCCTGTGAAATACGTCCCGGCTGCTTGCACTAGACGAAGGTGGCGGGGCTAGAAGTGTCGAAACGCACCACACTCAGCAGCACCTGCACTGCCTGTCAGCAGCACGTCCATCTGGTGCAGCGGTTTTTGGTGGACGGAAAGCTGTACCATCGAAACTGCTTCAGGTGAGTACGGAGCGCCCATTCTCCTGGATATGTAGTGTCTGTGGGAACTTGGGAGGTCAGAGGTCATTGATATTGGACAAGACGACAGGCTCGCAATGTCTATTCAAGGTCATACCAAAGGTATGATGCAATGAGGTCAGGGCTGTTAAGTTCTTCCCCACGGAACTCGTTCAAACATGTCTTGGTGGATCCTGCTTTCCTGTTATTGTGTAAAAACTAAGGCTGTCAGGcggttaaaatttttaattgtaattaatcgcatgacttcaatagttaactcacgatttattgcaatttttttttatctgttctaaatgtacaagaaaatatacatgaatatatatgtgtatatatatatatatatatatatatatatatatatatccatccatccattttcttgaccgcttattcctcacaagggtcgcgggggctgctggcgcctatcccagctggctctaggcagtaggcgggggacaccctggactggttgccaaccaatcgcagggcacacagagacgaacaaccatccacactcacacgcacacctagggacaattcggagcgcccaattaacctgccatgcatgtctttggaatgtgggaggagaccggagtgtatatatatatatattttttttttttcatactcttgttaacataaaagtggaacaaTGATAAAGGAATAGAAATGTGGCTGCATccttagtcattgatagagtaatttcataatcattcataaaatttagttcaaattaaaaagatatactgtactgtttaaaaaaaaaaacgtgtgatattgatttgtgttcaggtcattttttttgccactagatggcataattgcctaTGTAAGACGGGGACAGcgcagtacatttttcttttcatattaagatctatctaatctttaacaagaaataacttgtgaaattctgcacattttaaaattgtaaaatacaacttgactccagtctctacaaatatgtgcattattattaaatttattgctgcaaattttgacatgggtgtgtctgctgcgttgcgactggaatcccCCCAGTACAGGTtatccaagtaaggggcggtcattaatcatgcattaaaaaaaaaaaattgtgatgttaaaggaactttaaattaactcaaagttaatgcactaattttcacAACACCAGTAAAAACATCTGGCAAGCttacaacaaaagaaagattagtgacAAAAAAGTCACATATGCTCActaatgagttaattgacaCATATGATAGTGTTTCGTTTAGTTAGTTCATACAATAATATCATATCTGATTGTCTGAGCTGTTGTAGATCTTAGCCTTCTCCTGTGCTTGTTCTTCCAGATGCACGGAGTGTCGTAGCACTTTGCTACCTGGGTCTTACAAAAAAGGAAGTGAGTCTGGGGCTTTGGTTTGCACCCACCACCTTACAAGGCAAGCTTCAGCAAACCAAAACGGCCGGCCAGATCTTAGCAAGCCACCCACTGCAGTCCAGTCGGTGAGGATAGGTCGCAGCAAGTCCCCCTACATCTCAGACCAGCAAATGACTCCATCCCCTGTGGGGAAAGTGAATGACACTGACACACCAGCTAATGTGACTGTCATAGTCACCCCTGTACCAACAAAAGATGAGGTCTCCTTGGAAGACACAGATTTGCTTAATGACAGTGGACAAGCAGAAGAAGAACACCGCCCATCTTCTCCTCCCAACCCTTTCGACGAGAGTGATGAGGATGAGAATGAACAAGCAGTGGCAGAAGACAGTAATAAGCCAAATGGGGACCTCACCTCTGAACCTGCTAATCAAAATGAAGCTGTCGCCAGACCGGTGCCAGCACCTCGCCGGATTGCAGAGCCCAGCCCTCCGCCCCGCCCATCCCCACGGGTCAAGCTACCCCGCACAGCAGACAGCCAGGCAGCTGGTGCGTGATCAGGATTGCTGTACAAATGATTGACAGGTGGAAATGAGTGATGATTACAAATGTTCTGGAATTGCAGGTGACCATCAGAAACCACCCACTCCCCCAAAACCCAGAGAGAGATCCCAGTCTCCAAGAAGGTATgtgaatttcttcttctttgttttcaTACAGTGTGTCTGACCACATCATCACTTGTTTTCCTTGTCTTGACATCATATTAAATGTTGACCGCTTCATGTCTTCGTTTGGATGTGTGGTCTTCACCTCTGTGACGTTTCCATGTGTCACTGTCCAGCTTGTCCACTGGCACACATAAACCCAAAGACCCACCCTGGCTTGCCTTGGTCCAATCAGAAACCAAGAAGAAgaaacccccaccccctcccccaccaGGACAGGCAACACCCCCCAACACAGGCTCTGTGTGTTCTCTTAAAGAGGAGAGCTCCAGGTCCAGTACGCCCACTTTACCCTCCAACCCctttgatgaggatgatgaggatgaaAAGAACGAGGCTAAGGACGAGGAGGAAGGCAGTGCGATTCCGACAACCTTGGCGGCGAGTCATCCGTGGTACAACATCACACAGGTGGCCGATGCCTCCGGCGCGGACACGCCCCCTAGCACAGGAAGCTCCTCCCGCTCAGCGAGCCCGGGAAGTGTGAAAAGCAAGAAACGACCGGCACCTCGTGCACCACAGCCACCTGTTGCTAACCAAGGTTAGTGGACAtgacactattattattattattattattattattaacaacaaAAGACCAGCAACCTGCCAGGCCTATAAAGTACTGGGGGAAACACTGGCCTGAAGTTATTCTGAGTAataatgtttttggtttttcaattttttttgtttttcattccaTCTACATTCAAACCCTTGGTTTCTTCTTTTCCACTTGTATCCCTGTTTAACACTCAGTTCATCAACATTCTCAGCAATCTTCTTGCTCTCCAGCTCTCAGCGTGGAAAGTCTGTCTTCTGGCTCCGACCACAGCTCCTCCCAAGCCCGTTCGGCCCCCGGCGGAAGCGGTGACCAGGAACTCGGTTTCACCAAAAGCGTCTCCGAGCCTTCCATCTGTTCACCATCCGCCGCCtcgccttcctcctcctcttccgccGAGCGTCTGCCTCAATCTTGCCTCGCATCTCCCGCGCCGTCAAACGCGAGCTCGGCGCCTGCCACCCCGCAGGTCAGTCGCAGTCACGAGACCAAAGCGACTGGACCTTCTCCACCACGGCCCACCAACACTCCCAGCCCATTAGCATCAGGGGCCACCCCTTTGCACAACAAGGTAACAGAATCACTTACAAGTACAGAACATTCATGACGACTAAtgatctcttcttttttttttagcgtatTTGTAAGGAAAATCCATTCAACAGGAAAGTTTCTCCCTCCAGTGGTAAATCCAAAAGCAAACCCCCAAAAGGTCCTCGTCCTTCCAGACCCCCAGCTCCAGGTCATGGCTTCCCACTTATCAAACGCAAGGTATAAAAACTTGTGACATTTATTTCTAGAGAATATTTCCAAACTTGCACTTATGTGGTTTTCCCCATCCCATGCAAAAACTGACCAGGTGCAGTCAGATCAGTACATCCCGGTGGAAGACATCCACGGGGAGATGAGTCAGCTGGAGATACGGCTGGATGAGCTGGAGCTAAGAGGGGTGGAGCTGGAGAAGAAGCTCAGAGACAACCCTAATGGTAGGAAGCCAGAGTGCCTCTCTGACCTCTTTGACCGTTATCAAAGGAACGTTACACAAATACCGTACTTTCCAGGCTATAAGCCActactttttttattgccacacTTGAACCCTGTTGTTTATTTAAGAATTTTTACTGACAAGCGTCAAGCTGCCAATAGATTTACAGATAGTCTCTGACCAATGAAATTGACCAAATACGTCACATTGGACCAATAAAACTGTGCGAGTCCATCCTCATACTGAATATTCTTATCGGTCATTTGCAGTTTAGTGGGGGGCTTGGATGATCAAATCTTTTCAGAAAACTGTCCAAGAGAGAATCATAACAGTAACACTTAGAGGAGCAACTATGACTGAGTTTTGCCAGGAGACTTTGATAGCAAAACAGTGTCAAAACAGTCCATTATTACCTGAGAAATTGTGTAACGAAAGAGTTGCGGGGCTGTTGCTTTCCGACACTAATGAAGGGGGCTTTGGTGGGTTTAATGCAAAGGAGGAGGAAAATGAGATAAAGATCAATGACTTTTCAAAGAGGCTTACTGTAAAACTAGTCATGTTTAGCATTGTTAGGACAAAAGTGTTTATTGGTGTTTAaggtaattattatttatatccATCTGAGTGATCAGCAGCCAATATATGTACATATTTGTTTATATGGCTAAATTTAGCTGTTGTAGTCAGGAAATTACAGCATTCAGTTTGTCACAAAAAGTAAACACCACCACCACTGCTGACAAAAAGTTATGGGCTTTGCAATTTCAAGAGGAACCCAAATTTCACGATAACCTTTAGAGGTGAATATAATTTGACCATCTGTAAACTTTAAATGCACATGTCCGGCCGGCCTTTTAAATGTTTCAATACATTTTACCCAACTTGCTGTTCTCTTACAAGGAGCGGAAGGGCAAAATTATTTACAACTGATTGATCGATGAATAGGACATTTCCTATTCATTGTGCTGTTGAGATCGAGACCAATCCGTATCAATTGATCAACAGTACCTTGCCATTGCAAGAGTTCAAACAGGATGTTCACAGGGGGAAGTGGCCACTGAGCTTCGAGTGTCATCAGCAGGTTGCAACAGAGATGCAAAAGAGATTGGAAAAGTCAGAGAAaggcaaaatttgcattttgttcTGTCAATTTTCTGAACCCCTTATCctcactgtgcaaaaaaaaaagttgaacagTTGGACATATGCAACCAAAAATGTATCTGTGTCTATGTGTTCCTTAGAAGTTTCTAGGTAATTGTCTGTGTTTtcagatgaggatgaggagcgCCTTTTGGTTGACTGGTTCACACTCATTCATGAGAAGCATCAGTTAGTGCGGCGTGAAGCTGAGCTGGTCTACACGTAAGTATCAGAATGCAGCAAGATGCAATTGTGACAATGCTGTGACCTCAATATGACAactaaattcaattcaaatgtcatttgatgtcatttttgagCAGCCAGGATCATTACCACCAGTTACTGTTATTGTTCCATATgtcattcttttatttattttcctgttgaaacaTACTACAATGTGTTATCAAAAGCCCACGTCACATGCATCTATCACATCGTTTTTCATGCTCCTCACAGGGCGAAGCAGCAGAACCTTGAGGATAAACAGGCCGATGTGGAGTACGAGCTGAGGTGCCTTCTCAATAAACCAGGTTGGTTGAGGGTTCAAAAGAAGAGCACCTTCCTTTGTTATCCAGCTGCTTGTGTTACAAAGCTCATCTGCTCCATCTGAGCGTGACTgcagccttcctgtgtggaggcaCAGGAAGCGCCattgttaatatttatttatatttattaatatcaTAAGGTTGAGGTAAATATGATGTAAGCTATGTTAATGCTATGCAGTTGTACCATGCTCAATGTTCTCATGGTGTTAATTGAAGGCTGCGTGGAGAGAAATAAACTGCTCATtcactctccccaaaaaaatgtgtgagAAAGGTGTTTTACATTTTAGCAAATTATGTTAAGACAACCGTGCAAATAAGCTAAATGATTCATCTTGCCCCTCCCCGCAGAGAAAGACTGGTCTGAGGAGGACAAGAGCCgtgagcagcagctgatggCTGAGCTGGTTACTATCATTGAACAACGCAACCAAATAGTCAACAGCATGGATCAGGACAGGCAAAGGTAATCTTGTCATTTAGGACAATGTTTCATAACATTTATTGAGCCACAGCACCATCGTTtttaccaccaaacaaaaaaagactctaAAAGTATGAATACTGTCGGAATAATGATCTTGTCCTAATTTACTGACAAATTGACTTACTCAGTGTGAACTAATTGATCGCTGGCGTAGATAGatgaacaggggtgtcaaaattagagcgttaatttaatgtttgctattaatgaccgcccctaacctggaaagcctgtactggggggattccagtcgcaacacatccatttcaaaatttagcagtaataatttTAACAATAAtccatttgtggagactggagtcaagttttagtttacaattttaaaaatgtgcagaatttcacaagttacttcttgTTAAAGATTGGATGACTcttaatattaaaagaaaaatgcactgagctgtcaccaatgtcttacaaatgcaattatgccatctagtggcagaaaaatgaccaacacaagtcaatatcacactttttttacaGTGATGAAAAGACgcagccatttttcttttcgtttaacatttttccacttttatgtgaaGTGTATGAAAGCTTAGGAAATATATTTGATTGtacgttttattgtacatttagaacagacctaaaaagtgtgattaatcgtgagttaacttgaattcatgtgattaattacaatgaAAAATTTTTGGAGTGCAAATATGTCATGATGTGTCGCTACTGTTAACTCTAACAGCACATTTCTCacagggaggaagaggaggataaGTTTATGGAAGCCGTACTGAAGAAAAAAGGTAGGATTGCAACCCTCTTTGATGTGTTGCGCAATCGTTCATAAGGTAGTATAGTTATATTAACTTCAGATGTTTTAGTTACATTTACAGTCAATGTTTAGTCTATAAATCATTCTTCAGCACTTGTCAAATTTGCTCAAGCAAACCAGTTTTTGGGAATTAAGACCTTGTGCAACATTAAATGGATCACATTTTTTCCTCATCCAATGACTTAATTCTATCCACTAATAATTGTTACGTattgtcacccccccccccccccattcatcAGACTTCCACAAGGAGTCCGATGGGGACCAGCAGAAGAAAAAAGGGGCAAAGTTCAAACCCATGAAGGTTCTGAAGAGGCTGAGTCACAAAGGAGAACCTGGAAAAAGTCCTCGTAAGGACAACAGTTGATCCGCACAAACGCTTTGAAGTGTTCTCAGAAACTCTCGTGAATGTCTTGAAGTGCCACACAGACTGCCACCGCGGTGCTCCTCCACCAAGAGCCAAGTACTTTAAGAGTCGTACTGCACCGACTTGTTAACTGTTGCCTGTCACTGATCAAAGCTCACCTGACCTGTAATCAGCTTCCTGGGAAGATAGCTTGGAGATTATGGCCCCTAATGCTCGCAGGTTATCGGATGATGTCTCATTAAAGGTTGTTTAGGTTCTCTAAAGTGACTAATatggtaaaaacaacaacaacaacaataataataataatcataaaagaCTTCATGTTAGTTGCTTTATAGAAAACATTGAGGGCtcatcttcatttttgtgccGGGGCAAGTCTAgtgtgtttgggaatttgatAGACACACTATTGTTCAAAGGGCGTTCCAGCTGAATGAACTACTGAACATCTGTcaatttgctcacaaaaaaaaagaagtaagatCATAGACTTGGTAACAACAGGTCTAACTAGTGGCGCAAGTGGTGTAACGCAATTTGGTGGATTTGTTCGAAGCGCAGGCAGACTGAtgtgtgtgtggtggatgtcatcttatttcattcaaaaatatgacaaaattgATGGACAATCGCTTTGAATCATTGAA encodes the following:
- the micall1a gene encoding MICAL-like protein 1 isoform X1, with translation MMGSLKALQEWCRIQCEHYHDVEIKDMSTSFRDGLAFCAIIHRYRPELIDFGSLSKDDIYENNRLAFEVAEAELGIPALLDPEDMVSMKVPDRLSVITYISQYYNFFNNKSQANPPSMKRLGSVCKNDPAPKRPPTPLEDKEDESEVTTRLEENTKVAGLEVSKRTTLSSTCTACQQHVHLVQRFLVDGKLYHRNCFRCTECRSTLLPGSYKKGSESGALVCTHHLTRQASANQNGRPDLSKPPTAVQSVRIGRSKSPYISDQQMTPSPVGKVNDTDTPANVTVIVTPVPTKDEVSLEDTDLLNDSGQAEEEHRPSSPPNPFDESDEDENEQAVAEDSNKPNGDLTSEPANQNEAVARPVPAPRRIAEPSPPPRPSPRVKLPRTADSQAAGDHQKPPTPPKPRERSQSPRSLSTGTHKPKDPPWLALVQSETKKKKPPPPPPPGQATPPNTGSVCSLKEESSRSSTPTLPSNPFDEDDEDEKNEAKDEEEGSAIPTTLAASHPWYNITQVADASGADTPPSTGSSSRSASPGSVKSKKRPAPRAPQPPVANQVHQHSQQSSCSPALSVESLSSGSDHSSSQARSAPGGSGDQELGFTKSVSEPSICSPSAASPSSSSSAERLPQSCLASPAPSNASSAPATPQVSRSHETKATGPSPPRPTNTPSPLASGATPLHNKRICKENPFNRKVSPSSGKSKSKPPKGPRPSRPPAPGHGFPLIKRKVQSDQYIPVEDIHGEMSQLEIRLDELELRGVELEKKLRDNPNDEDEERLLVDWFTLIHEKHQLVRREAELVYTAKQQNLEDKQADVEYELRCLLNKPEKDWSEEDKSREQQLMAELVTIIEQRNQIVNSMDQDRQREEEEDKFMEAVLKKKDFHKESDGDQQKKKGAKFKPMKVLKRLSHKGEPGKSPRKDNS
- the micall1a gene encoding MICAL-like protein 1 isoform X2 translates to MMGSLKALQEWCRIQCEHYHDVEIKDMSTSFRDGLAFCAIIHRYRPELIDFGSLSKDDIYENNRLAFEVAEAELGIPALLDPEDMVSMKVPDRLSVITYISQYYNFFNNKSQANPPSMKRLGSVCKNDPAPKRPPTPLEDKEDESETKVAGLEVSKRTTLSSTCTACQQHVHLVQRFLVDGKLYHRNCFRCTECRSTLLPGSYKKGSESGALVCTHHLTRQASANQNGRPDLSKPPTAVQSVRIGRSKSPYISDQQMTPSPVGKVNDTDTPANVTVIVTPVPTKDEVSLEDTDLLNDSGQAEEEHRPSSPPNPFDESDEDENEQAVAEDSNKPNGDLTSEPANQNEAVARPVPAPRRIAEPSPPPRPSPRVKLPRTADSQAAGDHQKPPTPPKPRERSQSPRSLSTGTHKPKDPPWLALVQSETKKKKPPPPPPPGQATPPNTGSVCSLKEESSRSSTPTLPSNPFDEDDEDEKNEAKDEEEGSAIPTTLAASHPWYNITQVADASGADTPPSTGSSSRSASPGSVKSKKRPAPRAPQPPVANQVHQHSQQSSCSPALSVESLSSGSDHSSSQARSAPGGSGDQELGFTKSVSEPSICSPSAASPSSSSSAERLPQSCLASPAPSNASSAPATPQVSRSHETKATGPSPPRPTNTPSPLASGATPLHNKRICKENPFNRKVSPSSGKSKSKPPKGPRPSRPPAPGHGFPLIKRKVQSDQYIPVEDIHGEMSQLEIRLDELELRGVELEKKLRDNPNDEDEERLLVDWFTLIHEKHQLVRREAELVYTAKQQNLEDKQADVEYELRCLLNKPEKDWSEEDKSREQQLMAELVTIIEQRNQIVNSMDQDRQREEEEDKFMEAVLKKKDFHKESDGDQQKKKGAKFKPMKVLKRLSHKGEPGKSPRKDNS
- the micall1a gene encoding MICAL-like protein 1 isoform X3, whose translation is MMGSLKALQEWCRIQCEHYHDVEIKDMSTSFRDGLAFCAIIHRYRPELIDFGSLSKDDIYENNRLAFEVAEAELGIPALLDPEDMVSMKVPDRLSVITYISQYYNFFNNKSQANPPSMKRLGSVCKNDPAPKRPPTPLEDKEDESEVTTRLEENTKVAGLEVSKRTTLSSTCTACQQHVHLVQRFLVDGKLYHRNCFRCTECRSTLLPGSYKKGSESGALVCTHHLTRQASANQNGRPDLSKPPTAVQSVRIGRSKSPYISDQQMTPSPVGKVNDTDTPANVTVIVTPVPTKDEVSLEDTDLLNDSGQAEEEHRPSSPPNPFDESDEDENEQAVAEDSNKPNGDLTSEPANQNEAVARPVPAPRRIAEPSPPPRPSPRVKLPRTADSQAAGDHQKPPTPPKPRERSQSPRSLSTGTHKPKDPPWLALVQSETKKKKPPPPPPPGQATPPNTGSVCSLKEESSRSSTPTLPSNPFDEDDEDEKNEAKDEEEGSAIPTTLAASHPWYNITQVADASGADTPPSTGSSSRSASPGSVKSKKRPAPRAPQPPVANQALSVESLSSGSDHSSSQARSAPGGSGDQELGFTKSVSEPSICSPSAASPSSSSSAERLPQSCLASPAPSNASSAPATPQVSRSHETKATGPSPPRPTNTPSPLASGATPLHNKRICKENPFNRKVSPSSGKSKSKPPKGPRPSRPPAPGHGFPLIKRKVQSDQYIPVEDIHGEMSQLEIRLDELELRGVELEKKLRDNPNDEDEERLLVDWFTLIHEKHQLVRREAELVYTAKQQNLEDKQADVEYELRCLLNKPEKDWSEEDKSREQQLMAELVTIIEQRNQIVNSMDQDRQREEEEDKFMEAVLKKKDFHKESDGDQQKKKGAKFKPMKVLKRLSHKGEPGKSPRKDNS